The nucleotide sequence CGCAGCCCTGCCCGGCCAATCCGCCGGCAGCAGGCCGTCAGGCAGCAGCGGATCGCGCAGCACCACACGGCGGTAATAGTGGATCAGCAGGATGCGCGCGGTGAAAGCATCGGCATCGGAGAGATCCGTACCGCGGTGAAGCGCAGCGTGCAGCGGCTCGAACATCTTCATAAATTTGAGATAGGCATCGGCGGTGCGATCGAGCGGCCAGCTCGCGCTGAGCAAGCGGCGTCCGCTGTCATCCTCGGCGGAGACCTCGAGGCGAATGGCGCCGGCAGCTTCCTCCGGCACGGGGACGCCGGACGGTGCGACCCAGACTCCCGGCAGCGGACTGCCGAAGCCGGCATTGCGCAGCGCCTCGCGCGAGGCGTCGCGGTCTTCGCCATTGCCGATCAGCAGGAGCTCGAAGCGTCCGGTCCAGTCCGACGGCGGTGGATCATAGATGTGGCGCGTGGCCGCCTCGAAGGTCTGCCGGCCTTTTTCGGCGAGCCGATAAAAGCTGTTGCGGCCGACCTTTTCGCGGGTCAGCCAGCCATCGGCCGCAAGGCGTGACATCGCGGTGCGAACCACACCGCTGTCGATGTCGAGGCCTTCGAAGAATTCCAGCAGCGTACCAAGCCACACCGAGCCGCCGCGCGGCACGATGGCATCGCCAAACACGGTGATGACGATGGAGCCGGTGCGCGACGGCTCGCGCTTGAGCTGGTCGATGATGCGGGAGAGCGGATGCGCCATGCACGAGCCATAGCGCGTTTGGTGCGGGCGGGACAATGGAGGGCGTGACGCTGGCTCCGCAGCTTCTTCTCCTTCTCCCCGTTCTTACCGGGAGAGGGCTGCATCCGCCCAA is from Bradyrhizobium sp. ISRA430 and encodes:
- the paaX gene encoding phenylacetic acid degradation operon negative regulatory protein PaaX; the encoded protein is MAHPLSRIIDQLKREPSRTGSIVITVFGDAIVPRGGSVWLGTLLEFFEGLDIDSGVVRTAMSRLAADGWLTREKVGRNSFYRLAEKGRQTFEAATRHIYDPPPSDWTGRFELLLIGNGEDRDASREALRNAGFGSPLPGVWVAPSGVPVPEEAAGAIRLEVSAEDDSGRRLLSASWPLDRTADAYLKFMKMFEPLHAALHRGTDLSDADAFTARILLIHYYRRVVLRDPLLPDGLLPADWPGRAARELCGGIYRALLAPSEQWLDGHGTNEKGALPPARKLLALRFGV